Proteins from a single region of Nomia melanderi isolate GNS246 chromosome 9, iyNomMela1, whole genome shotgun sequence:
- the LOC116432405 gene encoding centrosomal protein of 89 kDa — MSVSRSCSEIAYKPVYCRRRTSRARHSLTTHNGHKEPTDHVTDNGNDHEGDTPLRSRSKKSGRCRRINEEKDVEKHPVDEADADSSIISTRMKDKHVSKGTLKIANDYHKLEKRYKHVKDEYEMLNRLMEQREAEFQKACLHYEEMVQELENDRVELINRNQKLEAEKSQSKEDIHLLKSIVYQLNTELERYQDKLANGKHKTIGTENKGERCNERVWSGINFHALGPLLNAYQENLSEKRELINMYEQNMANFGNRCKEILTENELMHQEVKELRSECDRYAKELRTTIENTAMLRKQNDFLQKETRDTKQDANELRSSYESKIKVLLEQNEILKTEHAASMSQLSNLKGKYEVLNEEFEKVKHEEKQTVPMSAHTAAIDECKTLLDELKYRYENEKRTLSNQIKRIEENQPENEKQLVMTTAERNHLKSLVTNLEANLKRTLRKNEYLRSVSYSTRVSRDSVREQLSKATAYCGELFTEYERIVSEREKLLALLRETEKENASIDRLGKSISSRVAGLKDQLESVRRGARQQVETVQKRIQLQEVRVRKMKREYRRKVRQLREAIKQKDETIASLQETAVSRNKSTRQLPRATSDEKPTAAPSKESHNP; from the exons ATGTCAGTTTCTAGAAGTTGTTCGGAAATTGCTTACAAGCCAGTTTATTGTCGCAGACGAACTTCAAGAGCCAGGCATAGTTTGACAACGCATAATGGCCATAAGGAACCAACAGATCATGTTACGGATAATGGTAATGATCATGAAGGAGATACACCTTTAAGAAGTAGAAGTAAAAAAAGTGGAAGATGTAGAAggataaatgaagaaaaagatGTAGAGAAACATCCAGTTGACGAAGCTGATGCAGATTCGAGTATTATTTCAACAAGAATGAAAGACAAACATGTTTCGAAAGGTACGTTAAAGATAGCTAATGATTACCATAAGTTGGAGAAACGTTACAAGCATGTGAAGGATGaatatgaaatgttaaataGACTAATGGAGCAAAGAGAAGCAGAGTTTCAGAAAGCATGTTTGCATTATGAAGAAATGGTACAAGAGTTGGAAAATGACAGAGTGGAATTGATTAATCGTAACCAGAAACTTGAAGCTGAGAAATCTCAATCAAAGGAAGATATACATTTACTGAAAAGCATTGTTTATCAGTTAAATACCGAATTGGAAAGGTACCAAGATAAATTGGCCAATGGCAAGCATAAAACTATTGgtacagaaaataaaggagagaGGTGCAATGAAAGGGTTTGGAGTGGCATTAATTTTCATGCATTGGGGCCATTGTTGAATGCTTATCAGGAGAATTTGTCAGAAAAACGAGAGCTCATAAACATGTATGAACAAAACATGGCCAACTTTGGTAACAGGTGTAAAGAGATACTTACTGAGAATGAACTTATGCACCAGGAAGTAAAGGAATTAAGGTCAGAATGTGATAGGTATGCAAAAGAACTTAGGACGACGATCGAGAATACTGCCATGCTGAGgaaacaaaatgattttctgCAAAAAGAAACTAGGGATACTAAACAAGATGCGAACGAACTTCGTTCGTCGTACGAATCAAAGATAAAAGTCCTTTTAGAACAGAACGAGATCCTTAAAACAGAACACGCCGCTAGTATGTCGCAATTGAGCAATCTCAAGGGAAAGTACGAAGTTTTGAACGAAGAATTTGAGAAGGTGAAACACGAAGAGAAGCAGACAGTGCCTATGAGCGCTCACACAGCCGCAATCGACGAATGCAAAACGTTGCTAGACGAATTAAAGTATCGATACGAGAACGAGAAGCGTACTCTGTCTAACCAAATAAAACGCATAGAGGAGAATCAACCGGAGAACGAGAAGCAGTTGGTGATGACCACAGCGGAAAGGAATCATTTGAAGAGTCTTGTCACAAATCTAGAAGCTAATTTGAA GCGCACGCTACGTAAAAACGAGTACCTGCGGAGTGTCTCATATTCGACTCGTGTTTCACGTGATTCTGTGAGGGAGCAATTGAGCAAGGCGACCGCCTATTGCGGGGAATTATTCACAGAGTACGAAAGAATTGTTTCGGAGAGGGAGAAGTTGCTGGCCCTCCTACGCGAAACGGAAAAAGAGAACGCGAGCATCGATCGTCTAGGGAAAAGCATTAGCAGCCGGGTAGCAGGTTTAAAAGATCAATTAGAG AGTGTAAGGAGAGGCGCGAGGCAACAAGTCGAGACTGTACAGAAGCGTATACAGTTACAAGAAGTACGAGTGCGCAAAATGAAACGTGAATATCGCCGCAAAGTACGACAGCTGAGAGAGGCAATTAAGCAGAAAGACGAGACGATTGCGAGTCTGCAAGAAACGGCCGTTAGCCGAAATAAGTCGACCCGACAGTTGCCCCGGGCGACGAGCGACGAGAAACCTACAGCCGCGCCGTCCAAAGAATCTCATAATCCTTAA